The Stratiformator vulcanicus genome has a segment encoding these proteins:
- a CDS encoding transposase, translating into MNTSSEPLAYFLTWTTYGTWLPGDARGWVRADRPGVWEECAALAASCRERLTEPPFVLTTDQRRIAESAIREHCEVVNWSVHALNVRSNHIHIVMTAVGKAGDRVMSSLKSYATRGLKSVISNRKKFWTRGGSARVLWDDFAFENAVRYVIEDQDRK; encoded by the coding sequence ATGAATACAAGTAGCGAACCACTCGCCTATTTTCTCACTTGGACGACGTACGGCACTTGGCTTCCCGGTGACGCGCGAGGGTGGGTGAGAGCGGACCGGCCGGGAGTTTGGGAAGAATGTGCTGCGCTCGCCGCGTCGTGCCGTGAGCGGCTGACAGAACCTCCCTTTGTACTCACAACCGACCAACGTCGGATTGCTGAGTCCGCGATTCGTGAGCATTGCGAAGTCGTCAATTGGTCCGTCCATGCTTTGAATGTACGTTCCAATCACATTCATATTGTTATGACGGCCGTGGGCAAAGCAGGCGATCGCGTGATGAGCAGCCTCAAGTCCTACGCGACCCGCGGTTTGAAATCAGTCATCTCGAATCGAAAAAAGTTCTGGACCCGCGGCGGCAGCGCTCGCGTCTTGTGGGACGATTTCGCCTTCGAGAATGCCGTTCGCTATGTGATTGAAGATCAAGATCGCAAATAA
- a CDS encoding FmdB family zinc ribbon protein: protein MPLFEYHCDRCQSEFELLVRGNDSVRCPDCTSETITKLISSPAAVRATAVSQLPMAGECPPPQIGPCGPACCRVPTD from the coding sequence ATGCCGTTGTTCGAGTACCACTGCGATCGTTGTCAGAGCGAATTCGAATTGCTCGTGCGAGGGAACGATTCGGTTCGCTGCCCGGATTGCACTTCTGAGACGATCACCAAGCTGATCAGCTCGCCGGCAGCCGTCCGAGCGACCGCCGTGAGCCAACTACCAATGGCCGGAGAATGCCCGCCACCGCAGATCGGCCCTTGCGGACCGGCCTGTTGCCGAGTTCCGACCGACTAA
- a CDS encoding SRPBCC family protein, whose product MTDTAPDPSDATRLPTPRRPLWLQLMFLMALVLVLAVIGFTVYSMTLPNEWSVEVTQEIAAPPEEIFPYLIDLKRWPDWIAWGDGRDPTLAFTPDKEISEGVGGKLVWEGRAFGNGTVEIIESKPPVMLRYKFRIQGRDLSDGGTITLEPTDDGSTTQVTWTDGGVHNDPFTRMMADVIVDGLTADYQQSLERLDEQVTSEK is encoded by the coding sequence ATGACCGACACCGCTCCTGATCCTTCCGACGCGACTCGACTGCCCACGCCGAGGCGACCGCTGTGGCTTCAATTGATGTTCCTGATGGCGCTCGTCCTGGTGCTCGCCGTGATCGGGTTCACCGTCTATTCGATGACGCTCCCGAATGAATGGTCGGTCGAAGTCACTCAGGAAATCGCCGCGCCGCCGGAGGAGATTTTCCCGTACCTCATCGACCTCAAGCGCTGGCCCGATTGGATCGCGTGGGGAGACGGACGAGACCCGACGCTCGCCTTCACGCCCGACAAAGAAATCTCGGAAGGCGTCGGCGGCAAACTGGTGTGGGAAGGCCGCGCCTTCGGCAATGGCACCGTTGAGATTATCGAGTCAAAGCCTCCCGTAATGCTGCGGTACAAGTTCCGCATTCAAGGTCGCGACCTCTCCGACGGTGGCACCATCACACTCGAACCCACCGACGACGGCTCGACAACGCAGGTCACGTGGACCGACGGCGGCGTCCATAACGACCCCTTCACCCGAATGATGGCCGACGTCATCGTCGACGGACTCACCGCCGACTACCAGCAAAGCCTTGAACGATTGGACGAGCAGGTCACGTCCGAAAAATGA
- a CDS encoding MBL fold metallo-hydrolase, translating into MKLTFLGAAGEVTGSQHLVETDELRFLLDCGLFQGRRAESDKKNRRFHCEPQKLDAVFLSHAHIDHCGNLPGLYKAGYRGPIYCSPATADIASIMLLDSAHIQEEDAKYMERRLGPDAPASEPLYEKEHAHGAIGLFEPLGSNEWHELSPALSVRFSSAGHVLGSSIVEIDVDDRRGRKRLVFTGDLGRRGKPLLPDPTIVPGCDVLISECTYGNRTHPPQSDIKGELLRILTEAQSNGGRVVIPAFSLGRTQMIVYYLNELWELKLLPEMKVFVDSPLATRLTNVYRDHQDILDEDAQRVLITDDDLFEFEGLMYIRSRHDSMAINSLKEPCVIISASGMCENGRVRHHLKHAVADPNNRIILAGYQAPHTLGRRLQEGHPKVRIFDRELPLRAKVEQISGLSAHGDVEDLKWWFEGLASEGGIGRCFLVHGDPDVAKRFAGIIRDCCDEDPEIPEFGETFEV; encoded by the coding sequence ATGAAACTCACCTTCCTCGGCGCCGCGGGCGAAGTCACCGGCAGCCAGCATCTTGTCGAAACCGATGAGCTGCGATTCCTGCTCGACTGCGGGCTCTTTCAGGGACGGCGGGCCGAAAGTGATAAGAAGAATCGTCGCTTTCACTGTGAGCCGCAAAAGCTCGACGCGGTGTTCCTGTCGCACGCCCACATCGACCACTGCGGCAACCTGCCGGGGCTTTATAAAGCAGGGTATCGCGGGCCGATTTATTGCAGCCCGGCGACGGCCGACATCGCGTCAATCATGCTGCTCGACTCGGCTCATATTCAAGAGGAAGACGCCAAGTACATGGAGCGCAGGCTTGGGCCGGATGCTCCCGCCTCGGAGCCGCTTTACGAGAAAGAACACGCTCACGGGGCGATCGGGCTATTTGAGCCGCTCGGTTCGAATGAGTGGCATGAACTCTCCCCTGCTCTATCAGTCCGCTTCAGTTCGGCCGGCCATGTGTTGGGCTCATCGATTGTCGAAATTGATGTCGACGATCGCCGCGGTCGCAAACGCCTTGTCTTCACCGGCGACCTCGGGCGACGGGGCAAACCGCTATTGCCCGACCCGACGATCGTGCCCGGCTGTGATGTGCTCATCAGCGAATGCACCTACGGCAATCGGACTCATCCGCCACAGAGTGATATCAAAGGCGAATTGCTTCGCATTCTCACCGAGGCCCAATCAAATGGCGGGCGGGTCGTTATCCCGGCGTTCAGCCTCGGCCGAACCCAGATGATCGTCTATTATTTAAATGAGCTGTGGGAATTAAAACTGTTGCCGGAGATGAAAGTCTTCGTTGATTCACCCCTCGCGACACGCCTGACGAACGTCTATCGCGACCATCAAGACATTCTGGATGAAGACGCGCAGCGGGTCTTAATTACCGATGACGATTTATTTGAATTCGAAGGCTTGATGTATATTCGCAGCCGGCACGACAGTATGGCGATTAATTCGTTGAAGGAGCCCTGTGTGATTATTTCGGCCAGCGGGATGTGCGAGAACGGCCGGGTGCGGCATCACTTAAAACATGCCGTCGCCGACCCGAATAATCGTATTATTCTGGCGGGCTATCAGGCCCCGCACACACTGGGTCGGCGATTACAGGAAGGCCACCCGAAGGTCCGCATTTTCGATCGTGAACTTCCTCTGCGGGCCAAGGTCGAGCAGATCAGCGGCCTCTCCGCTCATGGCGACGTCGAAGATCTCAAGTGGTGGTTCGAAGGACTCGCCAGCGAAGGCGGCATCGGCCGCTGCTTCCTCGTCCACGGCGACCCCGACGTCGCGAAGCGATTCGCGGGGATCATCCGGGACTGCTGCGATGAAGACCCCGAAATCCCAGAGTTCGGCGAAACATTCGAGGTTTAA
- a CDS encoding GntP family permease: MPAPWATVHPETLTMDYYPLIVLAIGIAIVLGMILALRINAFLALLTAAFVVSLLAPGEVGDKISRVAGAFGSACGGIGIVIALAAIIGTCLMESGAADRIVRSFLNTLGEKRAASAMMGSGFVLAVPVFFDTVFYLLVPLARSLYRRTGKHYVLYVSAIACGAGITHTLVPPTPGPLIIAANLGVDIGVMILAGICVAMPAAFVGLLYCGFADRSMGVSVPDDITDTESPPPSDENLPGLGISLVPIILPVLLVSLATGLSTFADAERAAALTEGDVSDWSALRQQVESAEENTPGGRIRELADGTDLLAEDASGPQADAWNKVLSKRGFYDPAAFAEQLPPKWEMQRELDSGDLSEDRRAQLEKVDEVYSLLAGNIERMPLSQVQHLNRLLLELSYPDLVGDHEWDTPVRQAATYAGLIGNANFALFLSAAVSILLYVTQRKPDHKTFTNAMEHSLMSGGMIILITAAGGAFGAMLQQAQVGDAIRNLFAGESGDASGLAFLALAFGIASLIKVAQGSSTTAMIITSGMLGAALNAETLGFHPVYLATSIGAGSLVGVWMNDSGFWIVAKMGGFSAADTLKTLSITLAILGVTSFLLTCLYATVLPLA; this comes from the coding sequence ATGCCTGCCCCGTGGGCGACCGTGCACCCGGAGACGCTCACCATGGACTATTACCCGCTGATCGTGCTGGCGATCGGGATTGCGATTGTACTCGGGATGATCCTCGCCCTGCGGATCAACGCGTTTCTCGCCTTGCTGACGGCCGCCTTCGTGGTCAGCCTGCTGGCGCCGGGAGAAGTCGGCGATAAGATCAGCCGGGTGGCGGGGGCGTTCGGCTCGGCCTGCGGCGGCATCGGCATCGTGATCGCGTTGGCCGCGATCATCGGCACCTGTCTGATGGAGAGCGGTGCGGCGGATCGCATCGTGCGATCGTTTCTCAATACGCTCGGCGAAAAGCGGGCCGCTTCGGCGATGATGGGCAGCGGCTTTGTGCTCGCGGTGCCCGTTTTCTTCGATACGGTCTTCTACCTGCTCGTCCCACTGGCCCGCTCGCTCTATCGCCGTACGGGCAAGCATTACGTGCTCTATGTTTCGGCGATCGCCTGCGGGGCGGGAATCACGCACACACTCGTGCCGCCGACCCCGGGGCCGCTGATCATCGCCGCCAACCTGGGCGTCGACATCGGCGTGATGATTCTCGCGGGAATTTGCGTCGCAATGCCGGCCGCATTCGTCGGGTTGCTCTACTGCGGATTCGCCGATCGTTCGATGGGCGTGTCGGTGCCGGACGACATCACTGATACGGAAAGCCCGCCGCCATCAGACGAGAATCTTCCGGGACTGGGCATCTCACTCGTTCCGATCATTTTGCCGGTCCTGCTGGTGTCGCTGGCGACCGGACTGAGCACATTTGCTGATGCCGAACGCGCTGCCGCCCTTACCGAAGGTGACGTCAGCGACTGGTCGGCGCTTCGCCAGCAGGTGGAATCGGCGGAAGAGAATACGCCGGGCGGGCGAATTCGCGAACTCGCCGACGGGACCGATCTGCTCGCCGAGGATGCGAGCGGGCCGCAAGCCGATGCGTGGAACAAAGTGCTTTCGAAGCGAGGTTTCTACGACCCCGCCGCTTTTGCCGAGCAACTTCCGCCGAAGTGGGAGATGCAGCGGGAACTCGATTCGGGCGATCTAAGCGAGGACCGCCGAGCACAGCTTGAAAAGGTGGATGAGGTATACAGCCTGCTGGCCGGGAACATCGAGCGGATGCCGCTGTCACAGGTGCAGCACCTTAATCGCCTGCTGCTCGAATTGAGCTATCCCGATCTCGTCGGCGACCACGAGTGGGATACGCCGGTCCGACAGGCGGCGACCTACGCCGGCTTGATCGGTAACGCGAACTTCGCCCTGTTTCTCTCGGCGGCGGTTTCGATCCTGCTCTACGTCACGCAGCGCAAGCCCGATCACAAGACCTTCACTAACGCGATGGAGCACTCGCTGATGTCGGGCGGGATGATCATTCTGATTACGGCCGCGGGCGGGGCGTTCGGGGCGATGCTCCAGCAGGCTCAGGTGGGGGACGCGATCCGAAACCTGTTCGCCGGAGAATCGGGTGATGCGTCCGGCCTCGCGTTTCTCGCACTGGCCTTCGGGATCGCTTCTCTGATCAAAGTGGCTCAGGGATCGAGCACCACAGCCATGATCATTACTAGCGGGATGCTCGGAGCGGCGCTCAACGCGGAAACGCTCGGCTTCCACCCTGTCTATCTGGCGACGTCGATCGGGGCCGGCTCGCTGGTCGGCGTGTGGATGAACGACTCCGGTTTCTGGATCGTCGCAAAAATGGGGGGCTTCAGTGCCGCCGATACACTCAAAACGTTGTCGATCACGCTCGCGATTCTCGGCGTAACGTCGTTCCTGTTGACCTGCCTGTACGCCACGGTGTTACCGCTCGCATGA
- a CDS encoding vWA domain-containing protein, with translation MAETNSNGTTNGDDAQERPAPAARGRRRGWWLGLGVAVIAVGFGVAMLLPAVYQAREASRRSGTEQFDIAFSTAETGQASPAEQVSGESRYRSRSNDLLKSNFEGAPPASPRARQSMLRESPVASRDADEFAVIEDTAFNTESYDNVVENDFRKVTQNPLSTFSIDVDTASYANVRRFLTNNSLPPRGAVRIEEMINYFDYGYEPPTDDKPFAVHVEFAGCPWEREHRLCRIGIKGKEIKNEDRPLTNLVFLLDVSGSMQNPNKLGYVKESMRMLIEKLGENDKVAIVVYASASGLVLPSTTADQREVIQAAIDRLSAGGSTNGGAGIQLAYDTAVANYMEGGVNRVILCTDGDFNVGTTSQSELVDLIEEKAKTGVFLSVLGFGMGNYKDSTMEKLADKGNGNYGYIDSLAEAKKLLVDQLSGTLVTIAKDVKIQVDFNPTQVAAYRLIGYENRMLRAEDFKDDTKDAGEIGAGHTVTALYELIPPGGEIPAGDVEASKYQQPAEVSPAAAASDEALTVRLRYKLPDEDVSTPFEVPAVDAGTEFDKASDDYQFAAAVAQFGLLLRQSKYRGDANLAATLEIAEGASSDDPHGYRKGFLELVRQAMQFGGQLAAR, from the coding sequence ATGGCCGAAACAAATTCCAACGGAACGACAAACGGCGATGACGCACAAGAGCGACCGGCCCCTGCCGCACGCGGTCGTCGTCGCGGCTGGTGGCTTGGCCTCGGCGTCGCTGTCATAGCCGTCGGCTTCGGGGTCGCGATGCTACTCCCCGCTGTTTATCAGGCGAGAGAAGCGTCACGAAGATCGGGCACCGAACAATTCGACATCGCCTTTTCCACCGCCGAAACCGGGCAGGCGTCGCCCGCCGAGCAGGTGTCCGGTGAGAGCCGCTACAGAAGCCGATCCAATGACCTGTTGAAGTCAAATTTTGAAGGCGCGCCGCCGGCGTCGCCAAGAGCCCGGCAGTCAATGTTAAGGGAATCGCCCGTAGCAAGCCGCGACGCGGATGAGTTTGCTGTCATTGAAGACACAGCGTTTAACACCGAGTCGTATGACAACGTTGTGGAGAATGACTTCCGAAAGGTCACGCAGAATCCGCTGTCCACATTCTCGATCGACGTTGACACGGCCTCCTACGCGAATGTTCGTCGCTTCCTGACCAATAACTCGCTGCCGCCGCGCGGGGCGGTCCGCATTGAAGAAATGATTAATTATTTCGACTACGGCTACGAGCCCCCGACCGATGACAAACCTTTCGCCGTGCATGTCGAGTTTGCCGGTTGTCCTTGGGAGCGGGAGCACCGGCTGTGTCGCATCGGTATTAAGGGGAAGGAAATTAAGAACGAAGATCGCCCGCTGACGAACCTCGTGTTTCTGCTGGACGTGTCCGGGTCGATGCAGAACCCGAATAAGCTCGGCTACGTGAAAGAGTCGATGCGGATGCTGATCGAAAAACTGGGCGAGAACGACAAAGTGGCGATCGTGGTCTACGCGAGCGCCTCGGGTCTCGTATTGCCTTCGACGACCGCAGACCAGCGGGAGGTGATACAGGCCGCGATTGATCGCCTCTCCGCCGGCGGTTCTACCAACGGCGGCGCGGGTATTCAGTTGGCGTATGACACGGCGGTGGCGAACTATATGGAAGGAGGCGTGAACCGGGTGATCCTTTGCACGGACGGTGATTTTAATGTCGGTACGACCTCTCAGAGCGAACTTGTCGATCTGATCGAAGAGAAAGCCAAGACCGGCGTATTCCTCAGCGTGCTCGGCTTCGGTATGGGGAATTATAAAGACAGCACGATGGAAAAGCTGGCGGACAAAGGCAACGGAAATTACGGCTATATCGACTCGCTGGCCGAGGCGAAGAAGCTGCTGGTCGATCAACTCAGCGGCACGCTGGTCACCATCGCCAAGGATGTGAAAATTCAAGTCGATTTTAATCCGACTCAGGTCGCGGCGTATCGATTGATCGGCTATGAAAACCGGATGCTTAGAGCCGAAGATTTTAAAGACGATACTAAAGATGCGGGCGAGATTGGCGCAGGCCATACTGTGACGGCGCTCTATGAATTAATCCCGCCGGGAGGCGAGATTCCGGCCGGTGACGTGGAGGCGTCGAAATATCAGCAGCCTGCCGAAGTGTCACCGGCTGCTGCGGCGAGTGATGAGGCTTTGACGGTCCGGCTCCGCTACAAATTGCCGGACGAAGACGTCAGCACGCCATTCGAGGTGCCCGCCGTCGATGCCGGCACGGAGTTCGATAAAGCCTCGGACGATTACCAGTTCGCGGCCGCTGTCGCGCAGTTCGGATTGCTGCTGCGGCAATCGAAGTATCGAGGAGACGCCAATCTCGCGGCGACATTAGAGATCGCCGAAGGCGCCTCGAGCGATGACCCGCACGGGTATCGAAAAGGCTTCTTAGAACTGGTTCGTCAGGCGATGCAGTTCGGCGGTCAACTCGCCGCTCGTTAG
- the dnaA gene encoding chromosomal replication initiator protein DnaA — translation MGLRAFNGGGCKMQPERSRGSASEENPTVEIENTVRAALDGTTYRNWFGDKVRFELEDDLLIVRVGSPFLVSWMQRHFSGVLRDALRESIGRPGQLRFSVDGTLRTATSQSESSGESSGAQSHSDRSNGADFSPVDSPAVAVAGKIGRRPSPPASDRSRPPRRFSDFSEFVVGECNEVAHRAASQLSADPSGAASPLFIHGGVGVGKTHLLEAVYRKVRGTANSLRVVYMTAETFGNYFGASLKKGTTPAFRQRVRTADVLILDDVDFFEGKRVFQEELLHTLQSFEQRGMTVVLAADRHPRLFTKVSDELVSRFLAGTVVRVQNPDVETRRQIIERRGLVGGKPLPVTVRDYIANRFRNNVREVEGAMNVLETYASMTTQPISLHSARRILTELERDCLRVVQVTDVERAVCDVFNVGTEELRSNRRTRSISRPRMLAMYLARKHTEAAYAEIGQHFGGRNHSTVISAEKKVGDWLTDGTSIRMSEGNLSFAEVIESIEARLQAS, via the coding sequence GTGGGGCTGCGCGCGTTTAACGGGGGTGGTTGCAAGATGCAGCCTGAGAGGTCGCGGGGTTCCGCGTCGGAAGAGAATCCGACAGTCGAGATTGAGAACACAGTCCGAGCCGCATTAGACGGCACGACTTATCGGAACTGGTTCGGCGACAAAGTGCGATTTGAACTCGAGGACGATCTCCTGATCGTTCGCGTGGGCAGTCCGTTTCTCGTTTCTTGGATGCAACGACATTTCTCGGGCGTCCTGCGTGACGCGTTGCGAGAATCGATCGGGCGCCCCGGACAGTTACGATTCAGCGTCGACGGCACACTGCGAACGGCGACGTCCCAATCGGAATCGAGTGGGGAATCGTCAGGGGCGCAGAGTCATTCTGATCGCTCTAACGGTGCCGATTTTTCGCCCGTTGATAGTCCGGCGGTCGCCGTGGCAGGAAAGATCGGACGTCGCCCGTCACCGCCGGCAAGTGACCGCAGTCGTCCGCCCCGCCGCTTCTCGGACTTCTCAGAATTCGTCGTCGGCGAATGCAACGAAGTCGCTCATCGAGCGGCCTCGCAATTGTCGGCCGACCCGTCCGGTGCGGCCTCGCCGCTCTTTATTCACGGCGGCGTGGGCGTCGGTAAGACCCATTTGCTCGAAGCGGTCTATCGCAAGGTCCGTGGCACCGCGAACAGCCTTCGGGTTGTTTACATGACCGCGGAAACGTTCGGCAATTATTTCGGCGCATCACTAAAGAAAGGGACGACGCCGGCGTTTCGGCAACGGGTTCGGACGGCCGACGTGCTGATCCTCGATGACGTCGACTTCTTCGAAGGGAAACGTGTTTTTCAGGAAGAGTTACTGCATACGTTGCAGAGTTTCGAGCAGCGTGGGATGACCGTCGTGCTGGCCGCCGATCGACATCCTCGATTGTTCACGAAGGTGAGCGACGAACTCGTCTCGCGTTTTCTGGCCGGGACGGTCGTCCGCGTGCAAAATCCCGACGTTGAAACGCGGCGGCAGATTATTGAGCGCCGCGGACTCGTCGGAGGGAAGCCGCTGCCGGTGACCGTTCGCGATTACATCGCCAACCGGTTCCGAAATAATGTTCGCGAAGTCGAAGGGGCCATGAACGTCCTGGAGACCTACGCCTCCATGACGACGCAGCCGATCTCTCTGCATTCGGCCAGACGAATTCTGACGGAACTCGAACGGGATTGCCTGCGGGTCGTGCAGGTCACCGATGTCGAACGGGCCGTCTGCGATGTGTTCAACGTTGGTACGGAAGAATTGCGGTCGAATCGCCGAACCCGGTCCATCAGTCGGCCGCGAATGCTGGCGATGTATCTGGCACGCAAACATACCGAGGCGGCCTACGCGGAAATCGGCCAGCACTTCGGCGGCCGCAATCACAGCACCGTTATCTCCGCCGAGAAAAAGGTCGGCGATTGGCTGACCGACGGAACCTCAATTCGAATGTCCGAAGGAAACCTCTCCTTCGCGGAAGTCATCGAATCGATTGAAGCCCGACTGCAGGCGTCCTGA
- the ruvX gene encoding Holliday junction resolvase RuvX: MSDEQEDAGTATDFPTEGRLLGIDYGTKRVGLAVTDWEQSMAVPLSTIQRSHERTETREYRTAVDDYSIKGLVLGLPVHISGNESGKSQEARRYGNWLADITGLPVTYWDERFTSAIAEEHLLAAGLTSKKRKQRIDKLAAQIMLQSFLDAKDREKEPGEY; the protein is encoded by the coding sequence ATGAGTGACGAGCAAGAAGACGCCGGGACAGCCACCGACTTTCCAACCGAAGGTCGGTTGCTCGGCATCGACTACGGCACCAAGCGGGTCGGTCTCGCGGTGACAGACTGGGAGCAGTCGATGGCGGTCCCGCTGTCGACCATTCAGCGATCGCACGAGCGAACTGAGACGCGAGAGTATCGAACCGCGGTCGATGACTATTCGATCAAAGGTCTCGTCCTCGGTCTGCCGGTTCATATCAGCGGCAATGAAAGCGGCAAGTCGCAGGAGGCACGTCGCTACGGCAATTGGCTCGCCGATATCACCGGTCTGCCGGTCACCTATTGGGACGAACGCTTCACGTCAGCCATTGCCGAGGAGCATCTGCTCGCCGCGGGCCTGACCTCGAAAAAACGCAAGCAGCGGATCGACAAACTCGCGGCGCAAATCATGCTCCAATCGTTCCTCGACGCGAAAGATCGCGAAAAGGAACCGGGCGAGTATTGA
- a CDS encoding GNAT family N-acetyltransferase, whose protein sequence is MIRLTETNQERSEALGWMIGGDFCDHAAAAPLLNAEDAQDDSVNRCFGAFNNRGEVIGGVLGVVAADGTGMTWIPGGIDRLVRQRLLQAIADELVDMGAAFSQVLLQPPLDAPNRDLLAASGFQFGTSVQCLGRELGSPVTTVNTAVKALPSDPPSRGPRFRAVAFSEFRDETALAELLERTYIDSLDCPLIAGLRSGRQAISAMRETGIVREDRWFVYLWDDAPVGTLLANDTADGCREIVYLGVDPNARRRGLGHQMLSDAVATASADGCLKIGTQCDDSNYSAIRLYGNHGFSSTATHHVFFKLKARRKSAA, encoded by the coding sequence ATGATTCGACTTACCGAAACGAATCAGGAACGATCCGAAGCCCTCGGCTGGATGATCGGGGGTGACTTTTGCGATCACGCCGCTGCGGCACCATTGCTGAATGCAGAAGACGCTCAAGACGATTCGGTGAATCGCTGTTTCGGAGCCTTCAACAACCGCGGCGAAGTGATCGGCGGCGTTCTCGGAGTCGTCGCCGCCGACGGTACCGGAATGACGTGGATCCCCGGCGGAATCGATCGGCTCGTCCGCCAGCGGCTGCTGCAGGCGATCGCCGATGAACTGGTTGATATGGGAGCCGCGTTCTCGCAGGTCCTGTTGCAACCGCCGCTGGACGCGCCGAATCGCGATCTGCTCGCTGCATCGGGATTCCAGTTCGGGACGTCAGTCCAATGCCTGGGCCGCGAGCTGGGGAGCCCGGTCACGACTGTGAACACCGCTGTGAAAGCGCTGCCCTCCGATCCGCCATCGCGCGGGCCAAGGTTCCGAGCCGTCGCCTTCTCTGAATTTCGAGACGAGACCGCGCTCGCGGAACTGCTGGAGCGAACCTATATCGACAGTCTCGACTGCCCGTTAATCGCCGGGCTCAGGAGCGGTCGACAGGCGATCTCAGCAATGCGTGAAACGGGCATCGTGCGAGAGGATCGCTGGTTCGTTTATCTGTGGGATGATGCCCCGGTCGGGACGTTGCTGGCGAACGATACGGCTGATGGTTGTCGCGAGATCGTGTATCTCGGAGTCGATCCCAATGCCCGTCGCCGCGGTCTCGGACATCAGATGCTCAGTGACGCGGTTGCGACGGCATCCGCGGACGGCTGCCTCAAAATCGGGACCCAGTGCGACGACTCAAACTACTCTGCAATTAGGCTTTATGGCAACCACGGCTTTTCAAGTACCGCGACGCACCATGTCTTCTTCAAGCTCAAAGCGCGCCGCAAATCTGCGGCATAG
- a CDS encoding RNA polymerase sigma factor, translating into MIAEMAKPTIQSDSTAPPGAGVSDARLVEMARRGDQEAFGDLVLRYERRLIRVIMRFVDNTETARDLAQETFLKVYGRLDQFDTSRRFGPWLFRVGVNLTLDHLRKKKRRGRWSLFSDIGKERSPDPESDDPRLAIDTSQEVRKVLEQVPEKYRSVLVLRDLEGFSTSEIAAIMGRKEATIRWRLAEARNRFSKLWMTRLNPGDADSGDSSDESSDAEQKQDGAE; encoded by the coding sequence ATGATCGCTGAGATGGCGAAGCCCACGATTCAATCGGATTCGACCGCACCGCCGGGTGCCGGAGTGAGTGACGCGCGGCTGGTCGAGATGGCCCGCCGCGGCGATCAGGAAGCGTTCGGCGATCTGGTGCTGCGCTACGAGCGGCGGCTGATTCGTGTGATCATGCGTTTCGTCGACAACACGGAAACGGCCCGTGACCTGGCACAGGAAACGTTCTTGAAGGTCTACGGGCGCCTCGATCAGTTCGATACGAGCCGACGTTTCGGACCGTGGTTGTTTCGGGTGGGCGTGAATTTAACGCTCGATCACCTCCGCAAAAAGAAACGCCGGGGGCGCTGGTCGCTGTTTTCCGATATCGGAAAAGAGCGGTCGCCCGATCCCGAGTCGGACGATCCCCGCTTGGCGATCGATACCTCGCAAGAGGTGCGAAAGGTCTTGGAGCAAGTGCCGGAGAAATACCGCTCGGTACTCGTGCTTCGCGATCTGGAAGGATTTTCGACATCGGAGATCGCTGCGATCATGGGTCGCAAAGAAGCGACGATCCGGTGGCGGCTGGCCGAAGCTCGGAACCGATTTTCAAAATTGTGGATGACACGACTCAATCCGGGCGATGCCGACAGCGGCGATTCGTCCGATGAGTCTTCGGATGCGGAACAGAAGCAGGACGGGGCAGAGTGA